Proteins encoded in a region of the Stieleria neptunia genome:
- a CDS encoding glycoside hydrolase family 16 protein, which yields MVWSEEFDGQAIDRNVWTYDVGGHGFGNGQLEFNTDRPENSYLRDGSLVIEARREAYGGNAFTSARMHTRGGFAFLYGDLEARIKVPDTADGIWPAFWMLGNNFPGTEWPKCGEADILEIGGKDAIAKGLQHRQINCALHFAGVGEQKTSLVEWYDAPQDLHLDYHLYKISWTPTHMKFFLDGKEFGSWDITSPEMKEYHQPFFPILNVAVGSWPHSYTGLDTPEKISAALPARMHVDWIRLSGHPNTKVYLRGQQR from the coding sequence GTGGTTTGGTCGGAAGAGTTTGACGGGCAGGCGATCGATCGGAACGTCTGGACCTACGACGTCGGTGGGCACGGCTTCGGCAACGGGCAACTTGAGTTCAACACCGATCGGCCCGAGAACTCCTACCTCCGCGACGGCAGTTTGGTCATCGAGGCCCGACGGGAAGCGTACGGAGGCAATGCGTTCACTTCGGCACGGATGCACACGCGCGGCGGGTTCGCGTTCCTGTACGGAGACCTGGAGGCGCGGATCAAGGTGCCGGATACGGCCGACGGAATCTGGCCCGCGTTCTGGATGCTCGGCAATAACTTCCCGGGAACGGAGTGGCCCAAGTGCGGTGAGGCCGACATCTTGGAAATCGGCGGCAAAGACGCCATCGCAAAGGGCCTGCAGCACCGACAAATCAATTGTGCCCTGCACTTCGCCGGCGTCGGCGAGCAAAAAACCAGTCTGGTCGAGTGGTACGACGCACCGCAGGATCTGCATCTGGATTACCACCTCTACAAGATCTCATGGACACCGACGCACATGAAGTTCTTCTTGGACGGAAAAGAGTTCGGTTCCTGGGACATCACGTCGCCGGAGATGAAGGAGTACCACCAGCCGTTCTTTCCGATCCTGAACGTCGCCGTCGGCAGCTGGCCCCACTCCTACACGGGGCTCGACACGCCGGAAAAAATCTCGGCGGCCCTGCCGGCAAGAATGCACGTCGATTGGATCCGGCTATCCGGCCATCCGAACACCAAGGTCTATTTGCGCGGCCAGCAACGATAG
- a CDS encoding REP-associated tyrosine transposase, which produces MPDYRRFFAPGGTYFFTVVTYERQPTFRRPAAIALIGSMLRRCLMRWPVAVNAIVLLPDHWHTLWTLPRGDSEYPKRLGWIKKEFTKHWLSIGGDEGRTTEGKRRQRRRGVWQPRYWEHLVEDEDDFQNHFDYIHWNPVKHGYVRCPRDWPHSSFHRWVKQGVYPEHWGCYTEGIDQPPLTIKAVKEAGEP; this is translated from the coding sequence ATGCCGGATTACCGTCGCTTTTTTGCGCCGGGCGGAACCTATTTCTTCACCGTCGTCACCTATGAGCGACAACCAACATTCCGACGGCCGGCAGCAATTGCGTTGATCGGAAGCATGCTTCGCAGGTGTTTGATGAGGTGGCCGGTGGCGGTCAACGCAATCGTGTTGTTACCAGATCATTGGCACACGCTATGGACATTGCCGCGCGGGGATAGCGAGTACCCGAAACGCCTCGGCTGGATTAAAAAGGAATTCACGAAGCACTGGCTTTCCATCGGTGGCGACGAAGGCAGGACAACAGAAGGCAAGCGGCGGCAGCGACGGCGCGGCGTCTGGCAACCGCGTTATTGGGAGCACCTCGTCGAAGATGAAGATGATTTCCAGAACCATTTCGACTATATTCATTGGAATCCGGTCAAGCACGGGTATGTACGGTGCCCACGGGACTGGCCACACTCCAGTTTCCATCGCTGGGTCAAACAAGGAGTCTACCCGGAACATTGGGGCTGCTACACCGAAGGAATCGACCAACCTCCGTTAACCATCAAAGCCGTCAAGGAAGCCGGAGAACCGTAG